A single Asterias rubens chromosome 13, eAstRub1.3, whole genome shotgun sequence DNA region contains:
- the LOC117298618 gene encoding retinal guanylyl cyclase 2-like, with the protein MATGLNKVLLTEGDLMFERVSGEFGSTRGIPDSRKTPGSQLTLKDRSIHSSQRRDSVQLKDNAKRIKVARYNGELVFVKKLERSSFEIRSSLLRQVKMVRDLRHENLNSFMGVYSEPGDSFWIFEYCVRRSLSDIYLNENLKLDWTFKSSLLVDLVSGMRYIHNSPLKQHGRLTSHNCVIDSRWVLKVTDYGIPAMMSTQSPEEEAVRRPEDLLWTAPELLRDPNLRKTGTAQGDRYSFAIILSEMLTRAEPFSMLRLTPKEIIAKLVKPPPLCRPSVSQKDAPREVIEIMKQSWCEMPDTRLDFDFIYQEFKKLNRGRRANIVDSMFKMLEKYSNHLEDLIRERTAELDEERAKTEMLLNRMLPPSVAVELKAGRTVPPVSFERVTIFFSDIVGFTNISAQSTPFQIVTFLNDLYTAFDDTLTEHDVYKVETIGDAYMVASGLPITNGNRHAGEIANLALDLLHVAGFKLKIRHMPETPLRLRIGIHSGQCAAGVVGLTMPRYCLFGDTVNTASRMESNGMPYRIHINQTTIDILEELGGYHVELRGEVYLKGKGVARTFWLTGRDGFTKELPDWKSALEGDIMPPVTPAVPECTPSQVAVATAAESNSNDPDDGPQQGLPLRHGSAGSLASLLAIPEGGVFESNTLDIEPDDNSSVSIDDGVLPSDVITRTVFYSPPAVKRRMDHFTGSRPSSATSLAHRGSSRPSSRSGSVAWSLADPSSRPSSRLSNHFASRPSSRPSTPASKYKSTEQPNGAVHIVITDSDVPSRAVACVTLCEN; encoded by the exons ATGGCAACTGGTTTGAACAAAGTTCTGTTAACGGAGGGTGATCTGATGTTCGAACGCGTCTCAGGGGAGTTCGGAAGCACAAGG GGGATCCCAGATTCGCGCAAGACACCAGGTAGTCAACTAACGCTGAAGGATCGTTCAATTCACTCCTCGCAGCGACGGGACTCCGTACAGCTCAAAGACAACGCTAAACGAATTAAAGTGGCGCGCTACAAT GGAGAGCTTGTTTTCGTCAAGAAACTTGAAAGATCATCTTTTGAGATAAGAAGCTCGTTGCTGAGACAAGTAAAAATG GTTCGTGATCTGCGTCACGAGAATTTGAATTCATTCATGGGTGTTTACTCGGAGCCTGGCGACAGTTTCTGGATCTTTGAGTATTGCGTGCGGAGGAGTCTTAGc gatatatatttaaatgaaaactTAAAACTGGACTGGACGTTTAAATCTTCACTGTTGGTCGACTTGGTTTCA GGGATGCGGTATATCCACAACAGCCCGCTAAAACAACATGGCCGACTGACGTCACACAATTGCGTCATTGACAGCCGATGGGTCCTCAAAGTTACAGACTACGGGATCCCTGCGATGATGAGTACACAGAGTCCGGAAGAGGAGGCGGTTCGCAGACCAGAAG ATTTGTTGTGGACTGCACCGGAACTTCTGCGAGATCCTAACCTGAGAAAAACCGGAACCGCGCAAGGAGACCGCTACAGTTTTGCGATCATCCTCTCGGAAATGCTTACGAGGGCGGAACCATTCTCTATGCTTCGACTCACACCAAAAG AAATTATCGCCAAACTGGTCAAGCCCCCGCCTCTGTGTCGGCCGTCTGTGTCCCAGAAGGACGCCCCACGTGAAGTGATCGAGATCATGAAGCAAAGCTGGTGCGAGATGCCGGACACCAGACTGGACTTCGACTTTATCTATCAGGAATTCAAGAAGCTCAACAGGGGGAG GAGGGCCAACATAGTGGACTCGATGTTTAAAATGCTGGAGAAATACTCGAACCATCTTGAGGATCTGATCCGAGAGAGGACGGCAGAGCTGGACGAGGAACGAGCGAAGACTGAAATGCTTCTCAATAGAATGCTTCCACC GAGTGTAGCCGTAGAGCTGAAGGCAGGCCGTACCGTACCGCCAGTCAGCTTCGAACGCGTCACCATCTTCTTCTCTGATATCGTAGGGTTTACCAACATCTCAGCTCAGAGTACTCCTTTTCAAATAGTCACCTTCTTGAATGATCTCTACACGGCCTTTGACGATACGCTGACAGAGCACGATGTGTATAAG GTTGAAACAATCGGAGACGCTTACATGGTCGCGAGTGGCTTGCCAATTACGAACGGGAACAGACATGCTGGTGAGATTGCCAATCTAGCACTGGATCTCCTACACGTTGCTGGGTTCAAGCTTAAGATTCGACACATGCCGGAAACTCCGCTCCGATTACGAATCGGGATACACTCGG GTCAGTGTGCAGCCGGTGTTGTTGGGCTCACTATGCCTCGATACTGCCTATTTGGTGATACAGTCAACACAGCGTCTCGAATGGAGTCTAATGGAATGC CTTATCGCATTCATATCAACCAGACAACCATCGACATACTTGAAGAGCTAGGAGGGTACCACGTGGAACTAAGAGGAGAAGTTTATCTAAAG GGAAAAGGTGTCGCCCGTACCTTCTGGCTGACAGGGAGAGACGGATTCACCAAGGAGCTTCCTGATTGGAAGAGCGCATTAGAAGG tgatATCATGCCACCCGTCACGCCAGCTGTCCCAGAATGCACTCCGTCTCAGGTCGCCGTCGCAACAGCTGCCGAGTCGAACTCAAATGACCCCGATGATGGTCCCCAGCAAGGGCTCCCCCTACGGCACGGCAGTGCAGGCTCCCTTGCAAGTCTCCTCGCCATCCCCGAAGGCGGCGTGTTCGAATCAAACACACTAGACATTGAACCAGACGACAACTCATCGGTATCCATCGATGATGGCGTCCTTCCCTCTGACGTCATAACACGGACTGTTTTTTACTCGCCTCCGGCCGTCAAGCGTCGCATGGACCACTTCACCGGTAGCAGGCCGAGCAGCGCTACGAGTTTGGCGCACCGTGGTAGTAGTCGCCCCTCCAGCCGTTCCGGTAGTGTCGCATGGAGCCTTGCTGATCCATCTAGTCGTCCATCGAGTCGTTTATCAAACCATTTTGCTAGTCGTCCGTCCAGTCGTCCTTCCACACCAGCATCTAAATATAAATCCACTGAGCAACCCAATGGAGCAGTACATATCGTGATCACAGATTCGGACGTACCAAGCCGTGCAGTCGCGTGCGTAACATTGTGTGAGAATTGA
- the LOC117299013 gene encoding beta carbonic anhydrase 1-like, producing the protein MEKILRGILKYKANAQGNFLVRWANKAEKLPVKPPILFVSCIDSRILPTHFCQTSPGDMFILRNAGNVLPRANYSEGEPTQLSCEVVALEITCNRSKVEHVVICGHSDCQALYAAYKHYTEEEETSAPLKRVSEIIHGWCRTHGVEASLNKVQDTSNRTSKGAAFKFNIGSTPQEVFIDPKNEMALLDKLSQVNVLQQLEHLSSYRSISKRVDSGQLSVHGMWYDVSEDKIYWFSRQRKGFIEICADTIEEIIASCKRTVRPEEEQGDLGFKKPESVGTAIE; encoded by the exons ATGGAGAAAATCCTTCGAGGCATCTTGAAGTACAAAGCTAACGCCCAGGGTAACTTCTTGGTACGATGGGCCAACAAAGCGGAAAAGCTACCCGTAAAG cCGCCTATACTCTTTGTTTCCTGCATCGACTCTCGCATTCTGCCGACGCATTTCTGCCAGACGAGCCCAGGTGACATGTTCATCCTGCGAAACGCCGGTAACGTGCTTCCTCGAGCCAACTACAGTGAGGGAGAACCGACGCAACTGAGTTGCGAGGTCGTAGCTCTTGAAATTACATGCAATCGTTCAAAGGTTGAACACGTTGTTATATGTGGGCACTCGGACTGCCAG gcgCTGTATGCAGCTTACAAACACTACACAGAAGAAGAGGAAACGTCAGCGCCCCTCAAACGAGTCAGTGAGATCATTCATGGCTGGTGTCGGACCCACGGCGTGGAAGCCAGCCTCAACAAAGTGCAAGACACCAGCAATAGAACCAGCAAGGGTGCCGCGTTTAAGTTTAACATCGGATCAACGCCACAAGAGGTCTTCATTGACCCCAAAAACGAGATGGCATTATTGGACAAATTATCGCAG GTCAACGTCCTGCAGCAGCTGGAGCATCTGTCATCCTATCGTTCCATTAGTAAACGTGTCGATAGCGGGCAACTCTCGGTTCACGGAATGTGGTATGACGTCAGCGAGGACAAGATCTACTGGTTCAGTCGACAGCGCAAGGGCTTCATCGAAATCTGCGCAGACACGATCGAGGAGATCATCGCGTCGTGTAAGAGAACAGTTCGTCCAGAGGAGGAGCAGGGTGATTTAGGTTTTAAGAAACCAGAATCTGTTGGGACTGCGATAGAATAA